Proteins from a single region of Dyadobacter fanqingshengii:
- a CDS encoding DUF1501 domain-containing protein: MEKQVFDYGINTTRRHFLSRMSLGLGGAALGSLLIPDLFKGSGGEVNSDAIMAGLPHFAPKAKRVIYLFQNGAPSQLDLFDYKPMLNKMHGQDLPESIRGTQRLTGMTANQAKFPLAGSVFNFKQYGKSGAWMSELLPHMSSIVDDLCIIKTLNTEAINHDPALTFFQTGAQVGNRPSFGSWLSYGLGSENQNLPGFCVLLSRGKGNGQGVYSKLWTNGFLDSVHQGVQFSSGENPVLYLNDPDGMDRTQRRNMLDKLSELNQGTYDEFGDPEITAKVQQYEMAFRMQTAVPQITDMSKEPESIVKMYGPECLVPGTYAANCLLARKLSEQGVRFVQLYHQGWDSHGGLPNEIKGQCLDVDQASAALITDLKQRGLLDETLVIWGGEFGRTNYCQGTLTKDNYGRDHHPRAFTVWMAGGGVKPGIVYGETDEFGYNIAKDPVHVHDFHATILNQLGLDHEKLVYKHQGRRYRLTDVAGKLVKGIIA; encoded by the coding sequence ATGGAAAAGCAAGTTTTTGATTACGGAATAAATACCACCCGCAGGCACTTTTTATCCAGAATGAGCTTAGGGCTTGGCGGCGCAGCATTGGGCTCGCTCCTGATCCCGGATCTTTTTAAAGGCAGCGGCGGAGAGGTCAATTCAGATGCGATTATGGCCGGGTTGCCGCACTTTGCGCCCAAGGCGAAACGGGTGATTTACCTGTTTCAAAACGGCGCGCCATCCCAGCTCGACCTGTTTGATTACAAGCCAATGCTCAATAAAATGCACGGTCAAGACCTGCCGGAATCCATTCGCGGAACGCAGCGCTTGACGGGTATGACGGCGAATCAGGCAAAATTTCCATTAGCGGGCTCCGTTTTTAATTTTAAACAATATGGAAAATCGGGTGCCTGGATGAGCGAGCTGCTACCGCATATGTCGAGCATTGTAGATGATCTTTGCATCATTAAAACATTAAACACGGAAGCCATTAACCATGATCCGGCGCTGACATTTTTCCAGACTGGCGCGCAGGTGGGTAACCGGCCGAGCTTCGGTTCCTGGCTGAGCTATGGTTTGGGTAGTGAGAACCAGAACCTTCCGGGTTTCTGTGTGTTGCTTTCGCGGGGTAAGGGAAATGGTCAGGGTGTTTATTCCAAATTATGGACGAATGGTTTCCTGGACTCGGTGCATCAGGGCGTTCAGTTCAGCAGCGGCGAAAATCCTGTTCTGTATTTGAACGATCCCGACGGCATGGACAGAACGCAGCGCCGGAATATGCTCGATAAGCTTTCGGAGCTCAATCAGGGAACATATGATGAATTCGGTGACCCGGAAATTACGGCCAAAGTGCAGCAATACGAAATGGCTTTCCGGATGCAAACTGCCGTGCCGCAGATCACGGACATGAGTAAGGAGCCAGAATCGATCGTGAAAATGTACGGGCCTGAATGTCTGGTGCCAGGCACATACGCAGCCAATTGCCTTTTGGCCAGAAAGCTTTCCGAGCAGGGAGTCCGTTTTGTGCAGCTTTACCATCAGGGCTGGGATAGTCACGGCGGGCTACCCAATGAAATCAAAGGCCAGTGCCTCGATGTGGACCAGGCGTCCGCAGCATTGATTACGGATTTGAAACAGCGCGGGTTGCTGGACGAGACACTCGTTATCTGGGGAGGTGAGTTTGGCCGCACAAACTATTGCCAGGGAACATTAACCAAGGATAATTATGGCCGCGACCATCATCCGAGAGCATTTACGGTGTGGATGGCAGGAGGCGGTGTAAAGCCCGGAATCGTTTACGGTGAGACGGATGAATTTGGTTACAACATTGCAAAAGACCCGGTACACGTCCACGATTTTCACGCGACGATACTCAATCAGCTGGGCCTGGATCATGAAAAATTAGTTTATAAGCACCAGGGCCGGCGTTATCGTTTGACGGACGTGGCTGGGAAGCTTGTGAAAGGGATTATTGCTTAG
- a CDS encoding FN3 associated domain-containing protein → MRQYVSDWKGLIFNIAFFLNGLLVFLLIFENRFQVPFWMQAMGRMHPLVLHFPLVVLILYSIWVITIEKPESTRWNADVADTLLVIGALTAAVAAFSGFVLSKEDGYESGTLLWHKWLGVAISLMSLAWYGMRKSLMPWKISSKFVAVAFLLVLFVGGHLGGNLTHGEDFLISPLGPSEVENASVAFEEAQVYEHLVKPVFEQKCLSCHNEEKSKGNLQMQTQALLVKGGKNGVLWDTTKADLGLLISRIHLPLDDKKHMPPRGKVQLTEEEVVLLAAWVKAGSRFDLKVSSLSGQDPVYAYAQKILGGNRTEEQYDFSAADADEIKKLNSTYRLIKSLSAESPALYVNFYNSANFKSEEIEGLMPLKDQIVSMDLSKMPLKDGDLKTLAKFPELRKLILNFTDITGSTLNELKKLEKLRELSLSGTAVKMAQVKSLETFPSLKKVFIWSTGLSTSELAALRKGQKIAFETGFRSDTVILPLSPPTIVNESQILAADGLVSMKHQIPQTIIRYTLDGSEPDSINSLVYNKPIPIAKNTLLKARAYKEGWYGSKPVNRMFFIAGLHVDSVRLAKPADQRYAGKAGATLIDGIKSENEQNSGKWLGYNEDFQSYLFFKKPVRASRVTLSMLRNLGGSIFPPTRIEVWGGADEKSLKLLKVLNPEMPAKDIPGVESMLFEAAFEAQQVSCMKVVAKHLTKLPAWHTGKGNKAWVFVDEVFVN, encoded by the coding sequence ATGCGCCAATACGTGTCAGATTGGAAAGGGCTGATTTTTAACATTGCCTTCTTTCTGAATGGATTATTAGTTTTCCTTTTGATCTTCGAAAACCGCTTTCAGGTCCCATTCTGGATGCAGGCCATGGGGAGAATGCATCCGCTCGTTTTGCATTTTCCACTCGTCGTTTTAATCCTGTACAGCATTTGGGTGATAACCATCGAAAAACCGGAGTCAACGCGATGGAATGCGGATGTTGCGGATACCTTGCTGGTAATCGGTGCTTTAACTGCGGCCGTCGCGGCATTTTCCGGTTTTGTTTTATCCAAAGAAGACGGTTACGAATCCGGCACATTACTTTGGCATAAATGGTTGGGCGTGGCCATTTCCCTGATGAGCCTCGCCTGGTATGGAATGCGAAAGTCACTGATGCCCTGGAAAATATCTTCAAAGTTCGTTGCAGTAGCATTTCTGCTGGTACTCTTCGTAGGCGGACATTTGGGAGGGAATTTAACGCACGGGGAAGATTTCCTGATCTCACCACTCGGGCCATCCGAAGTGGAAAATGCCAGCGTTGCATTTGAAGAGGCGCAGGTTTATGAACATTTGGTGAAACCGGTATTTGAGCAAAAATGTCTTTCCTGCCATAATGAAGAAAAATCGAAGGGAAACTTACAAATGCAAACGCAGGCATTGCTAGTGAAAGGTGGCAAAAATGGCGTTCTGTGGGATACGACCAAAGCAGATCTGGGTTTGCTCATCAGCAGAATACATTTGCCATTGGACGACAAAAAACACATGCCGCCGCGCGGGAAAGTCCAGCTGACCGAGGAGGAAGTGGTGTTGCTGGCTGCGTGGGTGAAGGCCGGTTCCCGTTTCGATCTGAAAGTCAGTTCGCTTTCAGGTCAGGATCCTGTATATGCGTATGCGCAAAAGATCTTAGGCGGCAACCGCACCGAGGAGCAATACGATTTCAGCGCAGCAGATGCTGACGAGATCAAAAAACTGAATTCCACTTATCGGTTGATCAAATCACTATCGGCAGAATCTCCTGCGTTGTATGTGAATTTTTATAACAGTGCCAACTTCAAAAGTGAAGAAATAGAGGGGTTAATGCCCCTCAAAGATCAGATTGTTTCAATGGATTTGAGCAAAATGCCATTGAAAGATGGAGACTTGAAAACCCTCGCCAAATTCCCCGAATTACGCAAGCTGATCCTGAACTTCACAGACATTACCGGTTCTACGCTGAATGAACTAAAAAAACTGGAAAAGCTCAGAGAATTGTCCCTGAGCGGAACAGCCGTGAAAATGGCTCAAGTGAAGTCACTGGAAACATTTCCTTCTTTAAAAAAAGTGTTTATTTGGAGCACCGGGCTAAGCACCAGTGAATTGGCTGCATTAAGAAAAGGTCAGAAAATAGCCTTTGAAACCGGTTTTCGAAGTGACACGGTCATTCTACCACTCTCCCCGCCGACCATTGTAAACGAAAGCCAGATTCTGGCAGCCGACGGATTGGTTTCCATGAAACATCAGATCCCACAAACCATCATTCGTTACACATTAGACGGCTCCGAACCCGATAGCATCAATTCACTCGTCTATAACAAACCAATTCCCATTGCAAAAAACACGCTTTTAAAAGCCAGGGCTTACAAAGAGGGATGGTATGGCAGCAAACCGGTAAACAGAATGTTCTTCATAGCAGGCTTGCACGTCGACAGCGTCCGACTGGCGAAACCGGCCGATCAGCGTTACGCAGGCAAGGCCGGCGCAACGCTCATTGACGGCATAAAAAGCGAAAACGAGCAGAACAGTGGAAAGTGGCTCGGCTACAACGAGGACTTTCAGAGTTATTTATTCTTCAAAAAGCCGGTGCGGGCGAGCCGGGTCACGCTCAGTATGCTCAGAAATCTGGGCGGCTCTATTTTTCCGCCTACGCGTATAGAGGTGTGGGGAGGGGCTGATGAGAAATCTCTGAAACTGCTGAAAGTCCTTAATCCGGAAATGCCGGCAAAAGATATTCCGGGCGTAGAAAGTATGCTGTTTGAAGCAGCATTTGAAGCGCAACAAGTAAGTTGTATGAAAGTGGTCGCCAAACATTTAACCAAATTGCCCGCCTGGCATACAGGTAAGGGCAATAAGGCGTGGGTATTTGTCGATGAGGTTTTCGTAAATTAA
- a CDS encoding GH92 family glycosyl hydrolase encodes MFQQAGFRFVARMFSFLVLLLFVFQQTYGQQKTVWKIGEADNSPVGFALAPDQFKRFLENDFGYEDNFFLIGQSDMQKNWPYVLPGPVNGWGGTGGTSGIRSHFLTVLFDIKSKPASGNWQLVVDVLDTDSLSAPFFKVSINGRSWGFQLAKGSGFKDPDKFQASPKEQLVNIEIPSELIKTGVNEIIMTTLQGGWLAFDQVKMEGPAQATLAVSGNALLRNVSAADYELNVGGKQVQPLLIDVTQLRGEPVIEVKLDNKLIFTQKIEKDRYILEAPMPAVTQSASGTFQVFADKQLIGSGKIERTKKKLKTPAGYVNTMLGAGHSRWMIAPGPWMPFSMVKLSPDNQNNGWQAGYDPTFESIGTFSHIHEWTMTGLGIFPTAGPLEIKIGDQNKPGEGYRSRIDKRSEEAPLGYYKVNLTDINITAELTATTRASFQKYTYNNSETGRIMVDLQIPTEYGYKLKNIKVDKVSANRVEGFSDQLSNDVWSGGIDQQYKVHFVIEFDQPIKNHGVWLNDEVKQQTNLLADSAKNAGMFFEFDTKANRVVQVRTGISYVSVENAALNLKTELSDPFGWDFDKVRENQEKVWNELLGRVAISSNDKREKERFYTNMYRSLASRNAFSDVDGSWRDADEVVNKFENKDDVALGCDAFWNTFWNLNQFWNLVTPEWSNRWVKSQLAMYDRGGWLAKGPAGMEYIPVMVAEHEVPLIVGAYQMGIRDYDVNKAYEAVHKMQTTTAEAVGGGRAGNEDLTTYLKHQYVPYDEGRFSNSLEYSFDDYTVSQFAKALNKKDDYKKFGERGQWWKNVIDPKTGFARMKDAKGNWLAEFDPFKSGANHHYVEGNAWQLTFFVPQDVPGLAKTMGESEFVKRLDWGFNESVKWRYNGPNDQYWDYPVVQGNQQSMHFAFLFNWVKKPWLTQKWSRSVVDRYYGHEVSNAYLGDEDQGQMSAWFVMTTLGLFQTDGGTRVDPIYEIGSPMFKKAVINLGEQFGRGKTFTIEAKNTSRKNVYVQSAMLNGQPLTNFWFKASDLLKGGSLVLEMGPTPNTKWGIGEFPKVD; translated from the coding sequence ATGTTCCAACAGGCCGGTTTCCGTTTTGTCGCAAGAATGTTTTCCTTTCTAGTGTTGCTGCTTTTTGTATTTCAACAGACTTATGGCCAGCAAAAAACGGTTTGGAAGATAGGAGAGGCCGATAATTCCCCCGTCGGTTTCGCCCTGGCGCCTGATCAGTTCAAGCGTTTTCTGGAAAATGATTTCGGGTATGAGGATAATTTCTTTCTCATCGGCCAATCCGATATGCAAAAGAACTGGCCTTACGTGCTGCCGGGGCCCGTAAATGGCTGGGGCGGAACGGGCGGCACTTCCGGGATCAGGTCTCATTTTCTCACCGTTCTATTTGATATTAAAAGCAAACCGGCCTCCGGTAATTGGCAGCTGGTCGTGGATGTTTTGGATACCGATTCACTGTCTGCCCCCTTTTTTAAAGTTTCGATCAATGGGCGATCGTGGGGCTTTCAGCTGGCAAAAGGATCCGGTTTCAAAGATCCTGACAAGTTTCAGGCCAGCCCGAAAGAGCAGCTTGTCAACATTGAAATTCCCTCGGAGCTGATCAAAACAGGCGTTAATGAAATTATAATGACAACCCTGCAAGGTGGCTGGCTGGCATTTGACCAGGTGAAAATGGAAGGCCCGGCCCAGGCTACGCTCGCGGTTTCCGGTAACGCATTGCTTAGAAATGTAAGTGCGGCCGACTATGAACTGAATGTCGGGGGAAAGCAGGTTCAACCTTTATTGATAGACGTTACCCAGCTGCGGGGCGAACCGGTCATTGAGGTGAAGCTGGACAATAAACTGATCTTCACTCAAAAAATAGAAAAGGATCGCTACATATTGGAAGCGCCTATGCCTGCGGTTACACAATCCGCGTCAGGAACATTCCAGGTTTTTGCTGATAAACAACTCATTGGTTCAGGCAAAATTGAAAGGACTAAAAAGAAGCTCAAAACGCCGGCAGGTTATGTCAACACCATGCTGGGTGCGGGACATTCCCGATGGATGATCGCACCTGGCCCTTGGATGCCTTTCAGCATGGTAAAGTTGAGCCCGGATAACCAGAATAACGGCTGGCAGGCGGGATATGACCCAACTTTTGAATCCATTGGCACATTCAGCCACATTCATGAATGGACCATGACAGGCCTGGGCATTTTTCCCACCGCGGGCCCATTGGAAATTAAGATAGGTGACCAGAATAAACCAGGAGAAGGCTACCGTTCGCGCATTGACAAGCGTTCGGAAGAGGCGCCTTTGGGTTACTATAAAGTGAATTTGACGGACATTAACATCACGGCTGAACTGACTGCCACAACGCGCGCATCTTTTCAAAAGTACACTTATAACAACAGTGAAACCGGCCGTATAATGGTCGATTTGCAAATTCCGACAGAGTATGGGTATAAATTGAAAAATATAAAAGTTGACAAAGTTAGCGCAAATCGCGTTGAAGGGTTTAGTGATCAGCTCTCAAATGATGTGTGGTCGGGCGGGATCGATCAACAGTACAAAGTGCATTTTGTGATTGAATTTGACCAACCTATTAAAAATCACGGAGTTTGGCTCAATGATGAAGTAAAGCAACAAACCAATCTCTTGGCAGATAGCGCCAAAAATGCGGGAATGTTCTTTGAATTCGATACAAAAGCAAATCGCGTCGTGCAGGTAAGGACCGGGATTTCATACGTAAGCGTTGAAAATGCCGCACTAAATCTGAAAACAGAACTCTCAGATCCGTTCGGCTGGGATTTTGATAAAGTAAGGGAAAATCAGGAAAAAGTATGGAATGAACTGCTGGGCCGCGTAGCCATATCGAGCAATGACAAACGCGAGAAAGAGCGATTTTATACCAATATGTATCGGTCACTGGCGAGCAGGAATGCATTCAGCGATGTGGACGGCAGCTGGCGGGATGCCGATGAGGTTGTTAACAAATTCGAAAATAAAGACGACGTAGCATTGGGCTGTGACGCTTTTTGGAATACTTTCTGGAACCTCAACCAGTTCTGGAACCTGGTTACGCCCGAATGGTCGAACAGATGGGTGAAATCACAACTAGCGATGTACGATCGCGGCGGCTGGCTGGCGAAAGGGCCCGCGGGTATGGAATATATTCCGGTGATGGTGGCTGAGCATGAAGTCCCGCTGATTGTAGGTGCTTACCAAATGGGGATCCGCGATTACGATGTCAACAAAGCTTACGAGGCCGTTCACAAAATGCAAACCACAACCGCCGAGGCAGTGGGTGGAGGACGTGCCGGCAATGAGGATCTGACAACATATCTGAAACACCAGTATGTGCCTTATGACGAAGGACGCTTTTCAAATTCCCTTGAATACAGTTTTGACGATTATACCGTCTCTCAATTCGCGAAAGCTTTGAACAAAAAAGATGATTATAAGAAATTCGGTGAAAGGGGCCAATGGTGGAAAAATGTGATTGATCCCAAAACCGGCTTTGCCCGGATGAAAGATGCAAAAGGAAATTGGCTGGCTGAATTCGATCCCTTCAAATCAGGCGCAAACCATCATTATGTGGAGGGAAATGCCTGGCAGCTCACCTTTTTTGTTCCTCAGGATGTTCCAGGCCTGGCCAAAACGATGGGAGAAAGCGAGTTTGTGAAAAGACTGGACTGGGGTTTTAATGAAAGCGTAAAATGGCGATACAACGGTCCGAATGATCAATATTGGGATTACCCCGTCGTGCAGGGAAACCAGCAGTCCATGCATTTCGCATTTCTTTTTAATTGGGTAAAAAAACCGTGGCTGACGCAAAAATGGAGCCGGTCCGTTGTGGACCGCTATTACGGACATGAGGTTTCCAATGCTTATCTGGGCGATGAAGACCAGGGGCAGATGAGTGCCTGGTTTGTGATGACCACGCTCGGACTCTTTCAGACAGACGGTGGAACGCGCGTGGACCCGATCTATGAAATCGGAAGTCCCATGTTCAAAAAGGCGGTGATTAACCTCGGCGAACAGTTTGGCAGAGGCAAAACATTTACTATAGAAGCCAAAAATACATCCCGAAAAAACGTTTACGTGCAGAGCGCAATGCTGAATGGCCAGCCGCTGACAAACTTCTGGTTTAAAGCTTCCGACCTCCTCAAAGGCGGTTCGCTGGTATTAGAGATGGGTCCAACTCCCAATACCAAATGGGGAATAGGGGAATTTCCGAAGGTCGACTAA
- a CDS encoding AraC family transcriptional regulator, translating into MSFKRRDGFEGEKLISLPPGILRDVVQKNPALFQLYITHIGYFPKALFHYRERRKGCEDNILIYCIQGKGHYVIGDKKFEVSANQFILLPATDHYIRYWADHEDPWTIYWVHYTGPAIHSFNQSLQITPQKGPVNLIFNDKTLDTWHRLYQSLEMGYSLENLANATMCLQYFMAMFLYPDKHLISENTAKPDIVTETITHMRLHLDKKLSVEDMAKKHQLSCSHFSMLFRKGTGMAPVDYFIHLKMQKACQLIYTNEGKIKEIAMSLGYDDPFYFSRVFKKNMGQSPEQYRLTAKKVG; encoded by the coding sequence ATGAGTTTTAAACGACGGGATGGGTTTGAGGGGGAAAAGCTGATCAGTCTTCCGCCGGGGATCCTGCGTGATGTTGTCCAAAAGAATCCGGCGTTGTTTCAGCTCTATATTACCCACATCGGCTATTTTCCAAAAGCCCTATTCCATTATCGCGAGCGGCGCAAGGGCTGTGAGGATAATATTCTGATCTATTGCATTCAAGGGAAAGGACATTATGTGATTGGCGATAAAAAGTTCGAAGTTTCAGCCAATCAGTTCATCCTGCTTCCAGCCACCGACCATTACATCCGCTACTGGGCCGATCATGAAGATCCGTGGACAATTTATTGGGTACATTATACGGGTCCCGCCATTCACAGTTTTAATCAGTCTTTGCAGATCACGCCGCAGAAAGGACCGGTTAATCTCATTTTCAATGACAAAACCCTGGACACCTGGCACCGTCTTTACCAAAGCCTGGAAATGGGTTACAGCCTGGAAAACCTGGCCAATGCAACCATGTGCCTGCAATATTTTATGGCTATGTTCCTTTATCCCGACAAACATCTGATATCCGAAAACACAGCGAAACCGGATATTGTAACCGAAACAATCACGCATATGCGGCTGCATCTGGATAAAAAACTTTCCGTGGAAGACATGGCCAAAAAGCATCAGTTATCCTGCTCGCACTTTTCCATGTTGTTCAGGAAGGGCACGGGCATGGCACCGGTGGATTATTTTATCCATTTAAAAATGCAAAAGGCTTGCCAGCTGATCTATACCAATGAGGGCAAAATAAAAGAAATCGCAATGAGCCTGGGCTATGACGACCCTTTTTACTTTTCCAGGGTTTTCAAGAAAAACATGGGCCAGTCACCCGAGCAATACAGGTTAACAGCCAAGAAAGTAGGATAA
- a CDS encoding SDR family NAD(P)-dependent oxidoreductase codes for MLLLADKVVFLTGGTEGIGFECAKVYQRAGANLCIISNDPRSISHAKLQLSEGITEFVLADVSSSREVRYAIMHCLEIFGKIDVIHNNAGISNPSKALHETSDEEWHKLFEVNVGGIYHTTFHGIDALKKSGGNILNTGSLVGEIGQEIHAAYTATKGAVNALTKSMALDYAPFGIRVNAVAPAGVITPLLRAWSQQQPDPDSAEAYLNNIHALGYCPEGDVIADACLFLISDMARFVTGCILPVSGGAELGYKKLSSKQNHFHDL; via the coding sequence ATGTTGCTATTAGCCGATAAAGTCGTTTTTCTGACGGGAGGGACCGAGGGGATCGGGTTCGAGTGTGCCAAAGTGTACCAACGGGCAGGGGCGAACCTTTGCATTATCAGCAACGATCCGCGAAGCATTTCACACGCCAAATTGCAGCTGAGTGAAGGGATTACGGAGTTTGTTCTTGCAGATGTGTCCAGTTCCCGCGAGGTAAGGTATGCCATCATGCATTGTCTGGAAATTTTTGGTAAGATCGACGTGATTCACAATAATGCAGGCATCTCCAATCCATCCAAAGCCTTGCACGAAACGTCCGATGAAGAATGGCACAAGCTGTTTGAAGTCAATGTAGGAGGGATTTATCATACTACTTTTCATGGGATCGATGCGCTAAAAAAGTCGGGCGGGAACATTCTGAACACGGGAAGTCTGGTGGGAGAAATAGGGCAGGAGATCCATGCGGCCTATACGGCTACCAAGGGAGCTGTGAATGCATTGACCAAGTCGATGGCACTGGATTATGCGCCTTTCGGGATCCGCGTGAATGCAGTGGCGCCGGCAGGGGTGATCACGCCGCTATTGCGCGCATGGAGCCAGCAACAGCCCGATCCCGATTCCGCAGAAGCATATCTCAACAACATTCACGCGCTGGGTTATTGCCCCGAAGGCGACGTGATCGCCGACGCCTGCCTGTTCCTGATTTCGGACATGGCGCGTTTTGTGACCGGCTGTATCCTGCCAGTCAGTGGCGGTGCAGAACTGGGTTATAAGAAGCTTTCCAGCAAACAGAACCATTTTCATGATCTATAA
- a CDS encoding enolase C-terminal domain-like protein has translation MIYKIAVQDARYQLDGSAGSDAIHRDPIYSYAVTQLIDDSGITGTGFAFTLGEGNDLVCKAAQYYAQKLVGKDIEEMMADFGTLFRQLADDQQFRWLGPHKGVVHLALASVTNACYDLWAKKRGVPLWKLLTDLSPEAIINTLDFSYLEDELTKEQALSLLTQEQAGKASRESILQTGYPGYDTSIGWFNYSDEKVRENCKKALAEGFTAMKLKVGSVDPERDIRRAHIVREVAGESVKVMLDANQQWNLPNAITICRQLATMNPYWIEEPTHPDDVLAHQTLARQIAPVKLALGEHVPNKVIFKNYLQANAAAFIQVDAVRVGGVSEFLTISLLCKKFGIPVVPHVGDMGQLHQHLVLYNHIAMGHEALFLEHIPHLQKHFVHPARIRNGVYETPQEPGSSCDLIALRN, from the coding sequence ATGATCTATAAAATTGCCGTACAAGACGCCCGTTACCAGCTCGATGGCAGCGCAGGCAGCGACGCCATTCACCGCGACCCCATCTACTCCTACGCCGTTACCCAACTGATAGACGACAGCGGCATAACCGGAACGGGCTTCGCATTTACATTGGGCGAAGGCAACGATCTGGTGTGCAAGGCTGCGCAATATTATGCGCAAAAGCTTGTGGGTAAAGATATTGAGGAAATGATGGCCGATTTTGGAACATTATTCAGGCAATTGGCGGATGATCAGCAATTTCGCTGGCTGGGGCCGCACAAAGGCGTTGTGCATCTGGCGCTTGCGTCCGTAACCAATGCATGTTACGATCTTTGGGCCAAAAAACGCGGCGTGCCGCTCTGGAAGCTCCTGACTGACCTTTCGCCGGAAGCGATCATTAATACACTGGACTTTTCTTACCTCGAAGATGAGCTGACCAAAGAACAGGCACTAAGCTTATTAACACAGGAGCAGGCGGGCAAAGCAAGCCGCGAAAGCATTTTACAAACGGGTTACCCGGGTTATGACACGTCAATAGGCTGGTTCAACTATTCTGACGAAAAAGTGCGTGAAAACTGTAAAAAAGCACTAGCAGAAGGCTTTACGGCGATGAAACTGAAAGTAGGCTCAGTTGACCCTGAGCGTGACATTCGCCGGGCGCACATTGTGCGGGAGGTTGCGGGGGAAAGTGTAAAAGTAATGCTCGACGCCAACCAGCAATGGAACCTGCCCAATGCGATCACGATTTGCAGGCAACTGGCGACCATGAACCCCTACTGGATCGAAGAGCCCACGCACCCCGATGATGTGCTGGCACACCAGACATTAGCCCGGCAAATTGCGCCCGTAAAACTAGCATTGGGTGAACATGTTCCTAATAAGGTCATCTTCAAAAATTACCTGCAAGCCAATGCGGCCGCATTTATCCAGGTGGATGCCGTGCGGGTTGGGGGAGTGAGCGAGTTTTTGACAATCAGTTTATTATGTAAAAAATTTGGCATTCCCGTAGTCCCGCACGTAGGCGATATGGGACAGCTGCATCAGCATCTGGTGTTGTATAATCACATTGCAATGGGGCATGAAGCGTTATTTTTGGAGCATATTCCGCATTTACAGAAACATTTTGTCCATCCCGCCCGCATTCGAAACGGCGTTTACGAAACACCGCAGGAACCAGGCAGCAGCTGCGATCTGATCGCTTTACGTAACTAG